The following proteins are encoded in a genomic region of Flavobacteriales bacterium:
- a CDS encoding sulfite exporter TauE/SafE family protein encodes MDYLELLLLVVVGVIAGFINTVAGGGSLLTLPILIFLGLPPSVANGTNRVSIFFQNMSSIAGFKSKGVFVYPFSLWVGLSALIGAVIGAQISVDMDSELFNQILAIIMIAVVFITIFNPVKNPEDVLEKLGNKHQLLSITVFFFIGIYGGFIQAGVGFLILAALSMINNMSLVRSNSVKVFVVFTFTVAALIVFLIQDQIHWYYGLSLAVGSSSGAWIASRWSVKKGDVWIKRFMVVMVTAMAIKLWFDL; translated from the coding sequence ATGGATTATTTAGAACTATTGCTACTGGTTGTAGTCGGGGTTATTGCTGGTTTCATCAATACTGTTGCTGGCGGGGGCTCTCTACTCACTCTTCCTATTCTAATTTTTCTAGGCCTCCCCCCTTCTGTTGCTAACGGAACTAATCGAGTATCCATATTCTTTCAGAATATGTCTTCCATTGCAGGCTTTAAAAGCAAGGGTGTTTTTGTTTATCCCTTTAGCCTTTGGGTAGGATTATCGGCTCTAATTGGAGCAGTTATTGGTGCTCAGATCTCCGTTGATATGGACAGTGAATTATTCAATCAGATACTTGCCATAATAATGATTGCAGTGGTATTCATCACCATTTTTAATCCAGTTAAAAATCCAGAGGATGTTCTCGAAAAACTCGGAAATAAACACCAATTGCTTAGTATAACCGTATTTTTTTTTATTGGAATATATGGTGGGTTCATTCAGGCAGGTGTTGGGTTTCTAATTCTTGCTGCTCTTTCGATGATAAACAACATGTCGCTTGTAAGGTCTAATAGCGTTAAAGTATTTGTGGTATTTACATTTACTGTTGCGGCCTTAATCGTATTCTTAATACAAGATCAAATTCATTGGTATTATGGGTTATCCTTAGCAGTTGGTAGTAGTTCTGGAGCATGGATAGCTAGCAGATGGTCTGTTAAAAAAGGGGATGTTTGGATTAAGCGATTTATGGTAGTGATGGTTACTGCAATGGCTATCAAACTTTGGTTTGACCTCTAG
- a CDS encoding flavin reductase family protein yields the protein MYFDFTELSDAECYHLTTQTVMPRPVAWILSEFSEKNYNLAPFSYFTPITNNPPLLMVSVGTKPGGELKDTIKNMTFSKKMVIHIASADLAEQVTLTAKDLPQNKSEVDLAKLELVDFEGFDMPRLKDCSIAYGCSLYEIKEIGNKPQSLLFAQVEKLYVADEMVSLEEDKVTINAKKINPLARLGGNEYANLKDVFAIARPQ from the coding sequence ATGTACTTTGACTTTACTGAACTTTCTGACGCGGAGTGTTATCATCTAACAACACAAACTGTAATGCCTCGTCCGGTTGCTTGGATACTCTCAGAATTTAGTGAGAAAAACTATAATCTGGCTCCTTTCTCTTACTTTACGCCAATCACAAACAACCCGCCATTATTAATGGTCTCCGTTGGCACAAAACCAGGGGGAGAATTGAAAGACACGATTAAGAATATGACGTTTTCGAAAAAGATGGTTATTCATATTGCCTCTGCTGATTTAGCGGAACAGGTAACCCTCACAGCCAAAGACCTACCTCAAAATAAATCGGAAGTAGATCTTGCAAAATTAGAACTTGTAGATTTCGAAGGCTTCGATATGCCAAGACTAAAAGATTGCTCGATTGCTTATGGTTGTTCTTTGTATGAAATTAAGGAGATCGGAAACAAGCCGCAATCGTTATTGTTTGCACAAGTAGAAAAACTATACGTAGCTGATGAGATGGTTAGCTTAGAGGAAGATAAAGTGACTATCAACGCCAAGAAAATTAATCCTTTAGCGAGATTAGGAGGGAATGAATATGCTAATTTAAAAGATGTCTTTGCGATAGCCAGACCTCAATAG